In Kineococcus sp. NBC_00420, a single genomic region encodes these proteins:
- a CDS encoding type II secretion system protein, translated as MDGLELALLTGAVAASGIVVLHAALVPARPSVSVQVARLDGVRRSTRRTVLSAAEAAASVAPDRGLFGLQAAFGRMMATLADRLEVLAAERGWRLRRTRADLAVLGRRTGEFLATKVVAGLVLLLLAPICWLSLRAFGVPLPGGVPLSLALVMGGLGFVVPDLALRGDAQRRRRDFRRVVGVFSDLVAMNLAGGRGLPEALLSSASVSDYWALVRIRQALAGARLSGSTPWQALGDLGDELAVAELSDLAGALALAADDGAKIRASLAARAATMRRRDMADVEGEAGEKSQSMLVAQLVLCTAFMVFLAFPAVHNLMAQS; from the coding sequence ATGGACGGACTGGAACTCGCCCTGCTCACGGGGGCCGTGGCGGCCTCGGGCATCGTCGTCCTGCACGCCGCCCTGGTGCCGGCGCGGCCGTCGGTGTCCGTGCAGGTCGCCCGCCTCGACGGGGTCCGTCGCTCGACCCGGCGCACCGTCCTGTCCGCGGCGGAGGCCGCCGCCTCGGTCGCCCCCGACCGGGGGTTGTTCGGCCTGCAGGCCGCGTTCGGCCGGATGATGGCGACCCTCGCGGACCGTCTCGAGGTGCTCGCGGCCGAACGTGGCTGGCGGCTGCGGCGCACGCGCGCCGACCTCGCCGTGCTGGGCCGGCGGACGGGGGAGTTCCTCGCCACCAAGGTCGTCGCCGGGCTCGTGCTGCTGCTCCTCGCCCCGATCTGCTGGTTGTCGTTGCGCGCGTTCGGGGTCCCGCTCCCCGGAGGCGTCCCGTTGTCGCTCGCGCTGGTGATGGGTGGTCTCGGCTTCGTGGTGCCCGACCTCGCCCTGCGGGGCGACGCCCAGCGCCGTCGGCGGGACTTCCGCCGCGTCGTCGGGGTGTTCTCCGACCTGGTCGCGATGAACCTCGCCGGTGGTCGGGGTCTGCCCGAGGCGTTGCTGAGCTCGGCCTCCGTCAGCGACTACTGGGCCCTCGTCCGCATCCGCCAGGCCCTGGCCGGGGCGCGCTTGTCGGGCAGCACGCCCTGGCAGGCCCTCGGTGACCTCGGCGACGAACTCGCCGTGGCCGAACTCTCCGACCTCGCCGGTGCCCTGGCGCTGGCGGCCGACGACGGTGCGAAGATCCGCGCCTCGCTCGCGGCCCGTGCGGCCACGATGCGCCGCCGGGACATGGCCGACGTCGAGGGCGAGGCGGGGGAGAAGTCCCAGTCGATGCTCGTCGCCCAACTGGTCCTGTGCACCGCGTTCATGGTGTTCCTGGCCTTCCCCGCAGTCCACAACCTGATGGCCCAGTCGTGA
- a CDS encoding pilus assembly protein TadG-related protein, translated as MNRFRGDEGSIAPAVPVLALVLLLLAGLVVDASRQLSARARAVAYAEEAARAGAAAIDLDAEDLELLPEAQVAARVDAYCAAAAASGAPIVDPGHCFRGTTDVGDPLHRRIVVRTHVEIVQPASLLGIVGVEELRASGDGRARPFEGTSEEDVTCTETGSC; from the coding sequence GTGAACCGGTTCCGGGGGGACGAGGGCTCCATCGCCCCGGCGGTGCCGGTCCTGGCGCTGGTCCTGCTGCTGCTGGCCGGTCTGGTGGTCGACGCGTCGCGGCAGCTGAGCGCCCGGGCCCGGGCCGTCGCCTACGCCGAGGAGGCGGCCCGCGCCGGCGCGGCCGCGATCGACCTGGACGCGGAGGACCTGGAACTCCTCCCCGAGGCCCAGGTCGCCGCGCGGGTCGACGCGTACTGCGCGGCGGCCGCCGCCTCGGGGGCGCCGATCGTCGACCCCGGGCACTGCTTCCGGGGGACCACGGACGTCGGTGATCCCCTGCACCGCCGGATCGTCGTGCGGACCCACGTCGAGATCGTGCAACCGGCCTCCCTGCTGGGGATCGTCGGTGTCGAGGAACTTCGGGCCTCCGGTGACGGGCGGGCCCGCCCCTTCGAGGGGACGAGCGAGGAGGACGTGACGTGCACGGAAACCGGATCCTGCTGA
- a CDS encoding AMP-binding protein has protein sequence MGVTTGTDAVDEGFTRFSEEHAQGQLVPRIVDVALACADEVLVADGVDRLTGADLLRRAALVRSAVLAHHAGLDPRATPVAVLRGHDVGAVAAMVGVIAAGHPVVVLDPTTPAPRLRHYVEAAGASLVVSDTARTATAAEVAARVLDPDSADASAWPDHVDAAAALLGSPADPDDVAVIVYTSGSTGAPKGVACEHRSILHDTWVSSEGTGAYPAGSVVAHLLPMAFSAGVTPTLGALLVGARQELFDPRRRSIAELPGFLADVGADVLLASPAILRGVITSLGTRGRLPGLKSVTMAGETVHGAELAAIRRAVGPDCVVRNRYGSTETWLMTEYPISGDDESPDGATPVGWAVPGARLQVELEDGSLSDEGTGRVVLTSRWLGGRYWNAPEKTAEVFRDNPDGSRTFRTSDVGSLGSDGCLRLLGRSDHSVKVRGLLVEPGEVDALLFAQPDVREALVVGRPSARTGRMSLVAYVVPEGPRPQASAVRAVVRENLPSHMVPEHVVFLDALPRTERGKLDRSRLPDPAPSSAPFEVPRTGWEEVVFEQFCAVLELEDLSIHDDFFELGGDSLAAEALVSRLEALGDQSLAQIGTATLAAAPTVASFAAAARSKVRSDRPTLVPLRPEGGERPLFLVAGAGSAALAMRTLAHQIVPGIPVLGLQANGLENRALPDWSVGRIARRHVATVRGEQPEGPYRIAGHSLGGLIALEMAHQLRRAGQEVETLIVLDSFPPDPALMPVVHHPSTLAKLKEGVSLALTGIKAHSGLGHYIRFFRQGNFLQRRYTTEVYPGRTLVLVAGDDVDAAARRQWGPHLSGDARIVEVAGEHMSILRDPRVAPVAALVSAELRPADAPAVLDLREHHGELADR, from the coding sequence GTGGGGGTCACGACAGGGACGGACGCCGTGGACGAAGGGTTCACGAGGTTCTCCGAGGAACACGCGCAGGGACAGTTGGTCCCGCGCATCGTCGACGTCGCGCTCGCGTGCGCCGACGAGGTCCTGGTCGCCGACGGCGTCGACCGGCTCACCGGGGCGGACCTGCTGCGCCGGGCCGCACTCGTGCGTTCGGCGGTGCTGGCCCACCACGCGGGTCTCGACCCCCGGGCCACCCCGGTCGCGGTGCTCCGCGGGCACGACGTCGGCGCCGTCGCCGCGATGGTCGGGGTGATCGCCGCCGGTCACCCCGTCGTCGTGCTCGACCCGACGACCCCGGCACCGAGGTTGCGGCACTACGTCGAGGCGGCCGGCGCGAGCCTCGTCGTCTCCGACACCGCACGGACCGCCACCGCGGCCGAGGTCGCCGCGAGGGTCCTCGACCCGGACTCGGCCGACGCGTCCGCCTGGCCCGACCACGTCGACGCGGCCGCCGCGCTGCTCGGCTCGCCGGCCGACCCCGACGACGTCGCGGTCATCGTCTACACCTCCGGTTCCACCGGCGCCCCGAAGGGCGTGGCCTGCGAGCACCGCTCGATCCTGCACGACACCTGGGTGAGCTCTGAGGGCACCGGTGCCTACCCGGCCGGCAGCGTCGTCGCGCACCTGCTGCCGATGGCGTTCAGCGCCGGGGTCACCCCGACCCTCGGGGCGTTGCTCGTCGGCGCCCGCCAGGAACTCTTCGACCCGCGTCGCCGCTCGATCGCGGAACTCCCGGGTTTCCTCGCCGACGTGGGCGCCGACGTCCTGCTCGCCTCGCCGGCCATCCTGCGGGGGGTCATCACCTCGCTCGGGACGCGGGGACGACTCCCCGGGCTGAAGAGCGTGACGATGGCCGGTGAGACCGTCCACGGTGCCGAACTCGCCGCGATCCGCCGCGCCGTCGGCCCGGACTGCGTGGTGCGCAACCGCTACGGATCGACCGAGACGTGGCTGATGACCGAGTACCCCATCAGCGGCGACGACGAGTCCCCCGACGGTGCGACGCCCGTCGGCTGGGCCGTTCCCGGCGCCCGGCTCCAGGTGGAACTCGAGGACGGCTCCCTCTCCGACGAGGGCACCGGGCGCGTCGTCCTCACCAGCCGCTGGCTCGGTGGTCGCTACTGGAACGCCCCCGAGAAGACCGCAGAGGTGTTCCGGGACAACCCGGACGGCTCCCGCACGTTCCGCACCAGCGACGTCGGGTCCCTCGGCAGCGACGGTTGCCTGCGTCTGCTCGGCCGCAGCGACCACAGCGTGAAGGTGCGCGGCCTGCTCGTCGAACCCGGGGAGGTCGACGCCCTGCTCTTCGCCCAGCCCGACGTCCGCGAGGCCCTCGTCGTCGGTCGCCCCTCCGCCCGCACCGGGCGGATGTCCCTGGTCGCCTACGTCGTCCCCGAGGGTCCGCGTCCGCAGGCCTCGGCCGTCCGGGCCGTGGTGCGCGAGAACCTGCCTTCGCACATGGTCCCCGAGCACGTCGTGTTCCTGGACGCGTTGCCGCGCACCGAACGCGGGAAGCTCGACCGGTCCCGACTCCCGGACCCCGCACCGAGTTCGGCTCCCTTCGAGGTTCCGCGCACGGGCTGGGAGGAGGTCGTCTTCGAACAGTTCTGCGCCGTCCTGGAACTGGAGGACCTCTCCATCCACGACGACTTCTTCGAACTCGGCGGCGACTCCCTCGCGGCCGAGGCCCTCGTGAGTCGCCTCGAAGCACTGGGGGACCAGTCGCTCGCCCAGATCGGGACCGCGACCCTCGCCGCCGCACCGACCGTCGCGTCGTTCGCGGCCGCCGCGCGGTCGAAGGTCCGCAGCGACCGGCCCACCCTCGTCCCGCTGCGTCCCGAGGGCGGGGAACGACCGCTGTTCCTCGTCGCCGGAGCGGGCAGCGCCGCGCTGGCGATGCGGACCCTGGCCCACCAGATCGTGCCCGGCATCCCCGTCCTCGGGTTGCAGGCCAACGGGTTGGAGAACCGGGCCCTGCCCGACTGGTCGGTCGGGCGCATCGCCCGCCGCCACGTCGCGACGGTCCGGGGGGAGCAACCCGAAGGCCCCTACCGGATCGCGGGGCACTCCCTCGGCGGTCTCATCGCCCTCGAGATGGCGCACCAGCTGCGCCGTGCGGGCCAGGAGGTCGAGACCCTGATCGTCCTCGACTCCTTCCCGCCGGACCCCGCGCTGATGCCCGTCGTGCACCACCCCTCGACGCTGGCCAAGCTGAAGGAAGGGGTTTCCCTCGCCCTCACCGGGATCAAGGCGCACTCCGGCCTCGGGCACTACATCCGGTTCTTCCGGCAGGGGAACTTCCTGCAGCGCAGGTACACCACCGAGGTCTACCCCGGTCGCACCCTCGTCCTCGTCGCGGGCGACGACGTGGACGCCGCAGCCCGCCGGCAGTGGGGTCCCCACCTCAGTGGCGACGCCCGCATCGTCGAGGTCGCCGGCGAGCACATGTCGATCCTGCGCGACCCGCGGGTGGCTCCGGTCGCCGCCCTCGTCTCGGCGGAACTGCGCCCCGCGGACGCGCCCGCCGTCCTCGACCTGCGGGAGCACCACGGGGAACTCGCCGACCGCTGA
- a CDS encoding CpaF family protein: MVRRLRGVVADRLSAQRRRDDTAGRTPMSAADERQFARSLVVQVLEDHARAEVEAGRPPLSAEGEESVASAIGAALFGVGRLQPLLEDPDVENIDINGCDRVFVSYADGREELHGAVAESDEDLVELVQVLASNVGLTSRPFDSANPQLDLRLPDGSRLSAVMGVCQRPALSIRRARLSSATLADLVASGSMTEDLAQFLRAAVRARKNIMLAGSTNSGKTTLLRALAAEIPPHERLITVERALELGLDQQVREHPNAVAFEERLPNSEGVGGVTMAELVRRSLRMNPSRVIVGEVLGDEIVTMLNAMSQGNDGSLSTIHANSSAEVFNRISTYALQAEEHLPVEASHMLIAGAVNFVVFLDKQNTYHSGGSLRRAVASVREVTGVDGRVLSSEVFLAGRDGVARAHAPLQCADDLEAAGYVAPVLERWGS; this comes from the coding sequence CTGGTCCGGCGTCTGCGCGGCGTCGTCGCCGACCGCCTCTCCGCCCAGCGACGTCGCGACGACACCGCGGGCCGCACCCCCATGTCGGCTGCCGACGAACGGCAGTTCGCCCGGTCCCTCGTCGTGCAGGTCCTGGAGGACCACGCCCGCGCCGAGGTGGAGGCCGGCCGGCCGCCGTTGTCCGCCGAGGGCGAGGAATCCGTGGCCTCCGCCATCGGCGCGGCCCTCTTCGGCGTCGGACGACTCCAGCCGCTGCTCGAGGACCCCGACGTCGAGAACATCGACATCAACGGCTGCGACCGGGTGTTCGTCAGCTACGCGGACGGCCGGGAGGAACTCCACGGTGCCGTCGCCGAGTCCGACGAGGACCTCGTCGAACTCGTCCAGGTGCTCGCCTCCAACGTCGGACTCACCAGTCGGCCCTTCGACTCCGCCAACCCCCAGCTCGACCTCCGGCTGCCCGACGGGTCGCGGCTCTCGGCGGTCATGGGCGTCTGCCAGCGTCCGGCGCTCAGCATCCGCCGGGCCAGGCTCTCCAGCGCCACCCTCGCCGACCTCGTCGCGTCCGGTTCCATGACCGAGGACCTCGCGCAGTTCCTGCGGGCCGCCGTGCGGGCCCGCAAGAACATCATGCTCGCGGGGTCCACCAACTCCGGGAAGACGACCCTGCTGCGGGCGCTCGCGGCCGAGATCCCGCCGCACGAGCGGCTCATCACGGTCGAACGGGCCCTGGAACTCGGTCTGGACCAGCAGGTGCGCGAGCACCCGAACGCCGTCGCGTTCGAGGAACGGCTGCCGAACTCCGAAGGGGTCGGCGGGGTCACCATGGCCGAACTCGTCCGTCGTTCGCTGCGCATGAACCCCAGCCGGGTCATCGTCGGTGAGGTCCTCGGCGACGAGATCGTCACGATGCTCAACGCCATGAGCCAGGGCAACGACGGTTCGCTGTCCACCATCCACGCGAACTCCTCGGCGGAGGTGTTCAACCGCATCTCCACCTACGCCCTGCAGGCGGAGGAGCACCTGCCGGTGGAGGCCAGCCACATGCTCATCGCGGGCGCGGTGAACTTCGTGGTGTTCCTCGACAAGCAGAACACCTACCACTCCGGCGGGAGCCTGCGCCGCGCCGTCGCCAGCGTCCGCGAGGTCACCGGCGTCGACGGCCGCGTCCTCAGTTCCGAGGTGTTCCTGGCCGGTCGCGACGGGGTCGCCCGCGCGCACGCGCCGTTGCAGTGCGCCGACGACCTCGAGGCCGCCGGCTACGTCGCCCCCGTCCTCGAGCGGTGGGGTTCGTGA
- a CDS encoding TadE/TadG family type IV pilus assembly protein, which translates to MNRPPGDEGSVALEFTLVAPALFLLIALLLAYARVTQVSATLDSGVRDAARAATTARSPGAAQHRAYAVLHDAVGPGNCADSLVVEPIPEFAAGRAVTVTARCSYSVADLGLPGLPGSLSVTSSFASPLDPNRELS; encoded by the coding sequence GTGAACCGCCCCCCGGGGGACGAGGGGAGCGTCGCGCTGGAGTTCACCCTGGTGGCTCCCGCGCTGTTCCTGCTCATCGCCCTGCTGCTGGCCTACGCCCGGGTCACCCAGGTCTCGGCCACGCTGGACTCCGGGGTCCGCGACGCGGCCCGAGCGGCCACGACCGCACGCAGTCCCGGTGCGGCGCAACACCGTGCCTACGCGGTGCTGCACGACGCCGTGGGTCCCGGGAACTGCGCGGACAGCCTCGTCGTGGAGCCCATCCCGGAGTTCGCCGCGGGGCGCGCGGTGACCGTCACCGCCCGGTGCAGCTACTCGGTGGCCGACCTCGGTCTGCCGGGTCTGCCGGGGTCGTTGTCGGTCACGAGTTCCTTCGCCAGCCCCCTCGACCCGAACCGGGAGCTGTCGTGA
- a CDS encoding TadE family protein, whose protein sequence is MFADHRRRRLLVRDDRGSAALEMAFIAPVFLLLVFFGIQAGLWAYGRSVALASAREGVAQLRVVPDEQQAVAADPVVRAHVEQFAGTIGRESLLDPQASTRWNANRSEVSVVVTGHVISLVPGLDLTTTQRASGTVERFGNVR, encoded by the coding sequence GTGTTCGCAGACCACCGTCGGCGGCGTCTGCTAGTTCGCGACGACCGGGGTTCCGCGGCGCTGGAGATGGCGTTCATCGCCCCGGTGTTCCTGCTGCTGGTGTTCTTCGGCATCCAGGCGGGGTTGTGGGCCTACGGCCGTTCGGTCGCGCTGGCCTCGGCCCGCGAGGGCGTCGCGCAGTTGCGCGTCGTCCCCGACGAGCAGCAGGCGGTCGCGGCCGACCCGGTCGTCCGCGCCCACGTCGAGCAGTTCGCCGGGACCATCGGTCGGGAGTCGCTGCTCGACCCGCAGGCGAGCACGCGGTGGAACGCGAACCGCAGCGAGGTGAGCGTCGTGGTCACCGGCCACGTCATCAGCCTCGTCCCCGGTCTCGACCTCACCACGACGCAGCGGGCCTCCGGAACCGTCGAACGCTTCGGGAACGTCCGGTGA
- a CDS encoding SAF domain-containing protein: MPSTAAPPTQRSARPAPSATSAARLPGPVRERRPALIASGLVLVVAGSLGSALVVHRSGDRVDVLVARHDIAPGAVVTAQDLGTARVAADGAAVVPASALANFVGTHATSRIPADTLVNRTMFLAGDTIPTDAAVVGIVPGSEQRPGDALAAGDVVRAFLVASDGSNTVTGQPAGTVLLASARVVAGGSAAAAGVGDVAGDPGTVSLLVPTADAAQVVAAAAAGQVALVRLADATVPPVDLVRE, encoded by the coding sequence ATGCCCTCGACCGCCGCCCCGCCCACCCAGCGCAGCGCCCGCCCCGCGCCGAGCGCCACCTCCGCGGCGCGGTTGCCCGGCCCCGTCCGGGAACGCCGTCCGGCGCTGATCGCCTCCGGTCTCGTGCTGGTCGTCGCCGGCTCGCTCGGCAGCGCCCTCGTGGTGCACCGCAGCGGAGACCGCGTCGACGTCCTCGTGGCCCGGCACGACATCGCTCCCGGCGCGGTGGTGACCGCGCAGGACCTCGGTACCGCCCGGGTGGCCGCCGACGGAGCTGCCGTCGTCCCCGCTTCCGCCCTGGCGAACTTCGTCGGCACCCACGCGACCTCGCGCATCCCCGCGGACACCCTGGTGAACCGGACGATGTTCCTGGCCGGGGACACCATCCCCACCGACGCGGCGGTCGTCGGGATCGTCCCCGGGTCCGAGCAGCGTCCCGGCGACGCGCTCGCCGCCGGCGACGTCGTCCGCGCCTTCCTCGTGGCCTCCGACGGCTCCAACACCGTCACGGGGCAGCCCGCCGGCACCGTCCTGCTCGCATCGGCCCGGGTCGTCGCCGGAGGCTCCGCCGCCGCCGCGGGCGTCGGTGACGTCGCCGGCGACCCGGGGACGGTGTCCCTGCTCGTCCCGACCGCCGACGCCGCCCAGGTCGTGGCCGCGGCCGCCGCGGGACAGGTCGCCCTGGTGCGCCTCGCCGACGCCACCGTCCCGCCCGTCGACCTCGTGCGGGAGTGA
- a CDS encoding type II secretion system F family protein — protein MQTPPEFLVAFTAALVGLGILVLVLGVHGRIPGPSSRPGLRRGAVAGLGRQALLGIGAGVLTLVLTRWVVAGIGIGLLVACWQRLLGGNAEENRGIARLEGLANWTESLRDTIAGAIGLEQAIPATTATSAPVLRPSLNLLVDRLRIREPLPDALLRFAGDVDDPSADVVVAALVLNARLRGPGLRDVLTALATSTREELDVRRRIEASRRSIRRSVQIVLLIVLGVMGVLAVFNRDYVAPYSTVAGQIALMVVAALFLAGLTWLRRLAKVESHERFLTHPETGRTT, from the coding sequence GTGCAGACGCCACCGGAGTTCCTCGTCGCGTTCACCGCGGCGCTCGTCGGGCTGGGGATCCTCGTCCTCGTGCTCGGGGTCCACGGTCGGATCCCCGGACCGAGCTCCCGACCCGGGCTGCGCCGCGGTGCGGTCGCGGGACTGGGCCGGCAGGCGCTGCTCGGGATCGGTGCCGGCGTCCTGACCCTCGTCCTGACCCGGTGGGTCGTGGCGGGGATCGGCATCGGTCTGCTCGTCGCGTGCTGGCAGCGGCTGCTCGGCGGCAACGCCGAGGAGAACCGCGGCATCGCCCGACTGGAGGGTCTCGCGAACTGGACGGAGTCGCTGCGCGACACCATCGCCGGCGCGATCGGTCTGGAGCAGGCGATCCCCGCGACGACGGCCACCTCGGCGCCCGTGCTGCGGCCGTCGTTGAACCTCCTGGTGGACCGGTTGCGCATCCGCGAGCCGCTGCCGGACGCGCTGCTGCGCTTCGCCGGCGACGTCGACGACCCGAGCGCGGACGTCGTCGTCGCGGCGCTGGTGCTCAACGCGCGGTTGCGCGGCCCGGGGTTGCGTGACGTGCTCACGGCCCTGGCCACCTCGACCCGCGAGGAACTCGACGTGCGTCGCCGCATCGAGGCCTCCCGGCGCAGCATCCGCCGCAGCGTCCAGATCGTGCTGCTCATCGTCCTCGGGGTGATGGGGGTCCTCGCGGTGTTCAACCGCGACTACGTCGCCCCGTACTCCACGGTCGCCGGGCAGATCGCGCTGATGGTCGTCGCCGCGCTGTTCCTCGCCGGGCTGACCTGGCTGCGCCGACTCGCGAAGGTCGAGTCCCACGAACGGTTCCTGACCCACCCCGAGACCGGGAGGACGACGTGA